In a single window of the Littorina saxatilis isolate snail1 linkage group LG3, US_GU_Lsax_2.0, whole genome shotgun sequence genome:
- the LOC138961948 gene encoding uncharacterized protein: MKLFVVLALASVAAAGRVPVATAPASGVRVCQSNRGENLIQFNGRNQDIFFPCKYWALHRQQCGKYIINLSPGNRWIFPKYQLDTIWLAVENSETGKVWEGRTTNKLAVKFFNSAGQRDLFNKKDGSVATSDVFEFGKDEGVGVFIKDKEDTFKVTFTPWDPSNRKAFPNSDWKFECFDENAPLTNEYPAQLCGGEGKRLVMTRAKEDFDLPNRFRMNAIYFDTLTNPDIVHTNPKCTNATDILLNTCQSDAQRLLVINNCKTILHDQRHTECVTNYNCDPMDVFNACVMWGCTGTGFDPANKAMCHEVAEGIDFCPEFAQSGNLSARVEAANCYKDFLKIDV, translated from the exons ATGAAGTTGTTTGTTGTTCTAGCTCTAGCCTCTGTGGCTGCCGCCG GTCGAGTCCCTGTGGCTACGGCCCCAGCTTCCGGTGTGAGGGTTTGTCAAAGCAACAGAGGAGAGAATCTCATCCAGTTCAACGGCCGGAACCAGGACATCTTCTTCCCTTGCAAGTACTGGGCCCTGCATCGCCAACAGTGCGGCAAGTACATCATCAATCTCAGTCCCGGCAACCGATGGATATTTCCCAAGTACCAGCTGGACACCATCTGGCTTGCCGTGGAGAACTCGGAAACTGGAAAGGTCTGGGAGGGGAGAACTACCAACAAACTTGCTGTTAAG TTCTTCAACTCTGCAGGTCAGAGAGACCTGTTCAACAAGAAGGACGGCAGTGTTGCCACCTCAGATGTCTTTGAGTTCGGCAAAGACGAAGGCGTTGGTGTCTTCATCAAGGACAAAGAGGACACTTTCAAGGTGACCTTCACCCCTTGGGATCCTAGCAACAGGAAAGCCTTCCCCAACTCTGACTGGAAGTTCGAGTGTTTTGACGAGAACGCTCCTCTGACTAATGAGTACCCTGCTCAGTTGTGTG GCGGAGAGGGCAAAAGACTTGTGATGACCAGGGCCAAGGAGGACTTCGACCTGCCCAACAGATTCAGAATGAATGCAATCTACTTTGACACCCTCACCAATCCTGACATTGTCCACAC AAACCCCAAGTGTACCAACGCCACAGACATCCTGCTGAACACCTGTCAGAGTGACGCACAGAGACTGCTGGTCATCAACAACTGCAAGACGATCCTGCACGATCAGCGTCACACCGAGTGCGTCACCAACTACAACTGTGACCCCATGGATGTCTTCAAC GCGTGCGTTATGTGGGGCTGCACGGGCACAGGGTTCGACCCCGCCAACAAGGCCATGTGCCACGAGGTGGCCGAGGGCATTGACTTCTGCCCGGAGTTTGCCCAGTCTGGAAATCTCTCAGCGCGCGTGGAGGCCGCCAATTGCTACAAGGACTTCCTCAAAATTGACGTCTAA